The following is a genomic window from Aphis gossypii isolate Hap1 chromosome X, ASM2018417v2, whole genome shotgun sequence.
TAGCgctattatgaaatatgaagatttaatattttacataatttatatttgtgactttaaaattattaatatgtttaatttagtcTTATATTCttctaattgtttatttttaaaatatgaataccttgataatgtatgttattttatcataaatatttaaaatctaatgtaattatgatttgttttatttagataaatggTGGAATTTATAAGGATTACAATGAAAACTGTGATGCGAGAAAAAGAGATTTATGTTCACATTTTATTCTTCgactaatttattgtaaaagtgACGAGTTACGAAAATGGTTTATCAACAGAGAAAtagaattgtttaaattacgtTGGTCGCTTCTTTCAAAAAGCgacaaactaaaatttttatcaactaataatactaattattcagcagtaagtaatataacataataataataaaaataaaataaaataatattgtattcctATTAGAcaaaagacaataataatttttgttaaaacttcaatttattatattgtattatttttataacaaatgcaTTCTTatgtatcaaattaaattaattaaccatAAGGATCCCTAGGCAATAGATAGAcatctatttaattatgtcaTATGCTTACGTAATTTAACTTAACCTTTACATTCAATATAAcaaacagtattatattaataatttgttatcaatttaaaaaattaaattaccaatTAAATGTTACACTATGTTATGCTAACAATTGTCTAGATTCTTATTGTTATTCtatttacatcatattttgcttataaatCATCTGTAGGTTAGCGAAGAAGAACATCAAACAATGGTTGAAAGTATGGGCTCTTTTGCTACAGCTGGAAACAATAATGAGTATTTTAAAGTTCGCTGGACACAAGTATTGGATTTAGTTCGTAATAGAAAAGTTTACCTCTGTGATGGATTTGCTTATGTCATACAAACTGATGTTATCTCCGGAATATGTCAAACATTTCGGTCAGAACTATCTCAAGAATTAGTTGTgagttttttttctcaatttaatatgattttattaagaaaagcATGTCATGTCGAAATCActgttaaaatgaataataaactagATCAGCGGTTCCCAATTAGTGTGAAGCCACGGACCCCTAGCTATAACTTAAATTGGTCCGCGGACcccttttttataaatacttactttttaatttaattttattatgagaatgagaaataaatttgtaagatttattttcaatataatttaatttttaattttataaacaacacTAATCGCTGACCAATAATGACTGAGACTACTAACTAATACTAATGTTGATCGTttcctttaaattatatggttTATTGGTTAAtggaaagaaaataataagtatggcTTCACGTTctgaattatagtaataatagtgtaatagtgaagataataatgatatttatttctatgaaattgattatctattttttttcgcgATAATCAAGTTTCAATAGTCCAAAAATCTCGGAATTTCATACTACtacaaacttaataatttcactcaaataaaattaaaatatcacttcAGAACAACACAACCGCGGACCCCCTAAAACCAACACGCGGACCCCTGGGGGTCCGCGGACCACCAATTGAGAACCGCTGAACTAGATAAatgttctttaatattttttttactgtataagACATTTTTTGTAGTTACTTTAGCATCAACATTGTTCaagtatttgtttatattatattaaaagctttcaacttaactatatttaaatgactaattgtattgattgaatatttttagaaatgttttcaaaaattcagTGCTATTAGTGAAGATGAACGATTTGgtgcttttataaaatatttacatcagTCCTACATGGGTAAAAATTACTCAGTTACAGAAAATATGTCTTCTTTATCTATTAACACTATTGATCATGtgagtatttttaaagttaacttAGTAGTCATATGGCATCtgcatagttattatattgaaaaataggttagttttcattttgttattaGGTAACTggttttatttcatactttCCCACTTAAGATAAAACTGatagtataacattttaatagttattgtattgttatgttttgtAGGTttgttggttattatttttcatattatatttacattcatattagtcataaatcataatttatacacaattacataattttaaaattattaaaaacccatacatgcattttattttaagaaaaatgtcactacaattacaatttttaaatttgttttatatatttttcacaatttcaaattaatttatttaaaacaatagtttacaataatatatttctagttTAAATACAcactatactttttaataaatatttactaaagctagtaatataggtactattatgaaaacaactttatttacatcagttattttttattcttgctCCCTCGTTAACCTCTTCAGTATGATGTCAATTGCCATAGACATTTCAtagttaatatacttatattaactatacgtCTCAGTCATTCTCCTTTTATATTTCGGTCTGTGTAATCTCggctttaatataatattactttttcctAATATgcatcattatattttgtttaccatAATATACCATTATGACTTTTATGATATATCATACCTtactaatttcaattataatgtggttgtaactatacattttatgatgtttataatattagactcTTCTTACTGTCAAATTAGTAATActgagtataatttaatatttttatgtatattgaagtaaaatgttaatataatattagcattGACTAAATAGCAATACATGAAGTGAGTGATGAAACAAGACTTTTTTAGTATACGCATGTGTAGTATCTAGGCcaaaagattatttattattatatattttgaattcatcaaaaatatttatacccaTATGGTGGGATTGTGtggtaaaacaaaacaaactaaaaatgttctaCGTGTTTGgaatagtataaatgtataatatccattttttgttttaaaaattagtcttCAAAGTCATTCCCACTATGTATGAAACGGCTGCATGTAGTTTTAAGGAGTGAACATCATTTGAAACATCAAGCTCGCCAACAGtatggattatttttaaaaggagCAGGATTACCACTCGAACAAGCTTTGATATTATGGAGATCAGAATTTACTAAGAAAATGGATGCGGATAAAGTAAAGATGGCttggtttatatttataattaatgattattaatgatttttattttctcaatttagtttgataaacaatatagttataatataaggcATAATTATGGTAAAGAAGGAAAAAAAGTAAACTATACACCATACAgttgtatgaaaattattatgggTGCAGTGGGTTTGGATGAATATCATGGTTGCCCATACAAACATACCAACAGtcaaactttaaaacaattacttgAGACTTCTAACATTTCAACTCAAAGTATGaatgtttttagttatattattatggtgcattaaactttaaaacaaaaattaattattattaacatttttgtactAAGGTGTTcaagaaattttgaatttgtctCAAAATGGTCATTATCAAATCgcctgtacaaaatattttgaagcaCATAATGGTGCATCACCTTCTTGCACAGCTATTAACCATCCAAACCAATTCTTTGAAGaaagtcaaaaattaaaaggaaTCAATAACGgagttttcaataattgtaagctttttaatttattgaaatatatttcaagctaaatctaaataataaatctaatacatACTACTATGTTAACAGCTAATGTAAATGATTCATTTATGATAGATGATATTGACAATACAGAATTTGATCAAACAATAGTCGACTTTGTTGATAAAATGGATTGTGAGTaacaagtgaaaaaaaaataattataattattaataacatttatacaatagcataatatatattttttttatttaataattttaattttaagtttaaaactgaatggatgtaaacattttaattacagaatatatgtttatattttttttttttttactaaacattggcaaatacaaataaatagttgTATGACATACTgccttaattttaattttaattaaatttaacttaacctCACCTAAGAATTGTATGTGAAAGATTAGCctgttaaaataatctatgtttatataacATCATATACAACTTATTGTGTGAAACTTAacttattagaatttaatacttataaaattggtgattttttacaaattttgaaaaacttataGAAAGCACCAGACAATTTcagtatgtaaaatgtataattatgtaaaagtagcttaaaatgaaaatgcttaaaagtatagttataatatagggAATcagataatcattaaaatagttatttttagggGGGGACTTTAAAACTTACcagtaaaaatagtaaattaaaccTAGTATGTCTAatctttagttattttaatattatttatttcaacttaatcaacattttaaaaggtacttaaattaattgtacactaagtacaaaaaatgtatacagaatataaatgtaattttgtttgtttgcttaacaaaataaaacttaaccataattaataattttatacaatggcAGTTGGAGAATATGCAGGGGACCTAGGATTGTTAATCATACtatgtttgtttaatttgttccATGTCTAACAACCCtttgaagttaaataaaataaaataaaataaattcataataatttcaatatattttgttaggttaactttttctttaagttttatggtaggtaaaataattgtatgtaaaaaattatcttacatTATGTAATTTGAAGGTTGACAACCCTAAAGCCACTGCCTAAGCCTCATCATCCTAGGGCTGGAAGTGAGAAGACTACACcccaaacattatttataagtacatcACTAtgccttataaataattgatcttaatcatatttatttgatatgtttGAATGTTGAATATGTGTCAGAAAAATGCTTAATAACATCTTTAAAGTTGATTGTATTGAAATATCGCGCCTCTAAATTGATGAGAAGTAATGATTCAAAAGAATCTTGGTTTGATACTGGTTGCAAagcagttataattttatccaaTATAGCAGTGGATTGTGAAACAGGACAATGGATAGCTGGAATGCATAACgccatttttattacttttgtaaGCTCTGTAAAATATTCCTTAAATCCAGTTGATCTTATGTAAGTAGCAATTCCTGTAATAGAATTTGAgtgataatttttgtttgatgctaaaaaatttttaaaaagattttttaattccatACATTCGGCACTAATGTGGAATGTTAAATCAATGTAGATGTTTTGTAGATATTCATGTCCATGCAGTAATTCGTTGTCTGTTATTGCTgggaatttatttaaaaagttaaatttctgtgctaaatctttataaataagttttctaTCATGTAACTCTGATTGTATTTGatctatcattaaaaaataagtgttgattttaaatttttcggcGTCATCCTTATAATCAACAGGAAATCTCATTTGTGGTTGCTCGGTATGATTTGGATGATTGAAATGTAGAATTCTAGTTTTTTCAAAAGCACAAgtcttataatacataaactttttattagttCGAAAACCATCAAAATAGTTTATCAATGAGTCATAAATCTCAAAAATCTCTTGGAAATCAACTTCTGTAGTTAGATTTAAATGTAACTGTTCTTGATGATTTGTAATGTCTTCCGCAATTTCTGTCCAAAACATTGCTATGATACATGTTTCCAATCGTTTAACgttcattaaaattacaaaagctTGAACACGGACTTTTTGTGGAAAAGAAATGTTTTCAGATATTTGAAACAATGCATTAAAAACTGTTGACCAATTTTCATTAAGATATTGAAGCAATtggttttttgataaaaattcaatatcagGCAGATCtttgaacaaaaattgtaCCTGATCCCACTGGTatctaaaaatcattaaaaagtcaaatagtttattaactgTTTTATGAAATTGCTTACATTCATAGACACAAGTTGCTGCATAGGTAATAATTGCACTTAGACTATCATCTGAACATGGCCAAATTGTAGCATGTTCATTAATTGCTTTTAGATTAGACTTTAAACCAGTATAATTGTGtcgttgtaatttattattacaatcataTGATAATCCCATAAAACCATTacgtttcaaattatatttgtcaaGTATCGTATGGAGTATATCCATTATCTGTAATGTATCATCTCCtcttttatctataatttccAGAAAATGCTTGACTGGAAAACCAGTATCATTAACATAACGAATAAAAATCGCTGATTTGTCAGTGTTTGACAACGGATCAatagataatgaaaaaatatcagcattattcataatttcagATTCAATTGTACGCATAACATGTTTTGCtgttaaagaaattattttctcaTATTGTGGAAATGAAAGATCAGGTGTAggaattcttttttttcttttaaaatagttaatttgtgTTGGACTTGATTTATGTACGTCAGCAATATacttaattgtaaaaacatcATTAGGAAAATCCTTAGGTGGATTGgactttaaaatatcaagGACTCCACTAAAAGCATTAgctaaaaattttctttcagattgttttgaagtttttgaagttttctttctttttttgattaaCATTTGATGTTCCATTGCAGTTAATTTGTGACAAAgagttattaattttccaaaaatatttttttgttaaattttaggaattttatttttagatctgtataatttgtatttcttGTGTTCTTCTTTTAATGTTTCAACTCctttattgttaaaactaaTTGAAAAAACTGATATGACACCATAGATAATAACATGGAGTTATTGAATCATCTATACTTGATAAAGCTCGatcaattctaaaaaaaaaaaaaattaatatttaatattgttaaagaaattaaaattaaatcacttaATAATGTGTAGTTCAAAATCATGGTAcatcaactaaaaaaattttatacaacacattcaaactgtttaattaaataatttttaaaattttgaacttagaatatatcaataacagatgttaattatttaattgttataatgtttaatcattgtttagaatttaaaattctaaacctagtgaaattaaaaaaaaaaagcaggtaagtgggtaccgctctgctgtacattaggtaccgtgtggatcactattatatattatagaagtattaaatttgaatccaatgatagttatcattgaatacgaaaaacgattctgaacgaagatgatttgtcagcctaggatataatttccagtggttagtgaaaaaggtggtttatgttttaatggcctgaatacatcaaaattttaaattcttttataataaatcttgtattaaattatcaactcTTACCTacttatgtaaacatttttatgatttatacctatactccGGCCCACGAAAGAACGACCGTAAAAACTCGTCCGACGCTGCGCATCGATTCCCCTTCCATATCGCATGCCGGGCGATCGGACACCGGTCGGGTAGTATCGATGCGCGAATTACGGTCGTTCTTTCGTGGGCCggagtatatacaataatttgcaaatattcatgattttgatcaatttttgtcaatatttgaactacaaatgctaaaaaaaaaaattgtgcctatgtattcttataatttttaaatcactctAATACTCctatgagaaactttgtattaaattttcaagtatttttattgggccaaaaaaattttatcgacacttcaaaaaaaatttttcaaaaaaattgaaaattttagttgtctataaatagctcaaaaaaagtcaaaatattttgaaaattaaatcatgtaaaggaaatgccaatataaataattggtgaaattttcaagtatctacgacttatatttttttaataataacaaatacattaacatttggtgaaaattttaagtatttacagtaattAGATCCCTTATTtaattctcaattttttttttatgt
Proteins encoded in this region:
- the LOC114130576 gene encoding DNA primase large subunit-like isoform X2, translating into MNFTPNRKNLALEKLKKASCDHDLQLYREVPDININLDEFEEWAVERLKVLQILEQLSLKGNTNNYEDYTKSVVQEIKKEGLKHMYKLINGGIYKDYNENCDARKRDLCSHFILRLIYCKSDELRKWFINREIELFKLRWSLLSKSDKLKFLSTNNTNYSAVSEEEHQTMVESMGSFATAGNNNEYFKVRWTQVLDLVRNRKVYLCDGFAYVIQTDVISGICQTFRSELSQELVKCFQKFSAISEDERFGAFIKYLHQSYMGKNYSVTENMSSLSINTIDHSSKSFPLCMKRLHVVLRSEHHLKHQARQQYGLFLKGAGLPLEQALILWRSEFTKKMDADKFDKQYSYNIRHNYGKEGKKVNYTPYSCMKIIMGAVGLDEYHGCPYKHTNSQTLKQLLETSNISTQSVQEILNLSQNGHYQIACTKYFEAHNGASPSCTAINHPNQFFEESQKLKGINNGVFNNYDIDNTEFDQTIVDFVDKMDCE
- the LOC114130576 gene encoding uncharacterized protein LOC114130576 isoform X1, producing the protein MNFTPNRKNLALEKLKKASCDHDLQLYREVPDININLDEFEEWAVERLKVLQILEQLSLKGNTNNYEDYTKSVVQEIKKEGLKHMYKLINGGIYKDYNENCDARKRDLCSHFILRLIYCKSDELRKWFINREIELFKLRWSLLSKSDKLKFLSTNNTNYSAVSEEEHQTMVESMGSFATAGNNNEYFKVRWTQVLDLVRNRKVYLCDGFAYVIQTDVISGICQTFRSELSQELVKCFQKFSAISEDERFGAFIKYLHQSYMGKNYSVTENMSSLSINTIDHSSKSFPLCMKRLHVVLRSEHHLKHQARQQYGLFLKGAGLPLEQALILWRSEFTKKMDADKFDKQYSYNIRHNYGKEGKKVNYTPYSCMKIIMGAVGLDEYHGCPYKHTNSQTLKQLLETSNISTQSVQEILNLSQNGHYQIACTKYFEAHNGASPSCTAINHPNQFFEESQKLKGINNGVFNNSNVNDSFMIDDIDNTEFDQTIVDFVDKMDCE